From the Primulina tabacum isolate GXHZ01 chromosome 3, ASM2559414v2, whole genome shotgun sequence genome, one window contains:
- the LOC142538791 gene encoding transcription factor FER-LIKE IRON DEFICIENCY-INDUCED TRANSCRIPTION FACTOR-like: MDRNHYGSETFPFQEHNDFGLIDFMDEAIFDQFIDLIRGENVADSAINSNVLGYGGDQHNTGCAGLAEDQIFSSAPPLELFDFDIPMNHIDSNSNSNNNNALNKFSEEAEAEAEEIMDEEESSGTTATGAAAGKKKGNKADRSRTLISERKRRGRMKEKLYALRSLVPNITKMDKASIVGDAVLYLQDLQMQLKRLKSDIADLESSFTKQDNKYQVKTIQDSKKMDAANFYPVVKRISKLNVFQVEEKGFYVKVVSNKDKGVAALLYRALDSLPSFHVQSSNLAAFDDNYVLTFTCHIKERELGMNLSDLKLWIAGTFLEQGFDFETSAFDSAYF, translated from the exons ATGGATAGAAATCATTATGGATCGGAAACATTCCCGTTTCAAGAACATAATGATTTTGGGTTAATAGATTTCATGGATGAAGCCATTTTCGATCAGTTTATTGACCTCATCCGCGGTGAAAATGTCGCAGATTCTGCGATAAACTCTAACGTTCTGGGCTACGGCGGTGATCAGCACAATACTGGCTGCGCTGGTTTGGCTGAGGACCAGATTTTTTCATCGGCACCGCCGTTAGAGTTGTTTGATTTCGATATTCCAATGAATCATATTGATAGTAATAGTAATAGTAACAATAATAATGCGTTGAATAAATTTTCTGAGGAGGCTGAAGCTGAGGCGGAGGAAATAATGGATGAGGAGGAATCGTCGGGCACCACGGCCACCGGTGCGGCGGCTGGGAAGAAGAAAGGTAACAAAGCTGATCGGTCAAGAACTCTGATTTCGGAGCGGAAAAGGAGAGGCCGGATGAAGGAGAAGCTCTATGCGTTGCGATCTTTGGTTCCTAACATTACCAAG ATGGACAAGGCTTCAATAGTTGGCGACGCAGTGTTATATTTACAAGACTtgcaaatgcaacttaaaaggCTTAAATCTGATATTGCTGATCTCGAGTCTTCTTTCACGAAACAAGATAACAAATACCAAGTGAAAACCATTCAAGATTCCAAGAAAATGGATGCAGCAAATTTCTATCCCGTGGTGAAGAGAATATCAAag TTAAATGTGTTTCAAGTAGAGGAAAAAGGGTTTTACGTGAAAGTAGTGTCCAACAAAGACAAAGGTGTTGCGGCGCTCCTTTATAGGGCTCTTGATTCACTGCCAAGCTTTCATGTACAAAGCTCTAATTTGGCTGCTTTTGATGATAATTATGTGCTGACATTCACTTGTCAT ATTAAAGAACGTGAATTGGGAATGAACTTGTCAGATTTGAAGCTGTGGATTGCTGGCACCTTTCTTGAGCAAGGGTTCGATTTCGAAACATCCGCCTTCGACTCTGCCTACTTCTGA